The following proteins are co-located in the Microbacterium sp. SORGH_AS_0888 genome:
- a CDS encoding extracellular solute-binding protein — MKKSLGAVALLGVSAIALAGCAGSGSGTSSDGNAEIRVWLVGTDTPQDARDYLVSTFEKENPGSTLVIEEQQWTGLVDKLTTSLSSNDSPDIVEMGNTQAAAFTSSGALVSLDDIKDDLGGSDLLPGFVEAGTWDGTLYAVPYYSGSRVVFYNTDMYQKAGVSVPTTLDQYVSNGVTLAGALPGVSGVYFPGKDWYNALPFIWENGGELAVKNADGTWESQLASSGSVAGLKQVQELMTKASLAPKDGDESDGWVPFRTQEAATYSAPSWAYWSIVADEQKQPTAVASTTGYFPLPGKNGGAAQVFAGGSNIGIAAKSAHPDLAKSAMKIMLSDDYQTILAKAGLVPAKTSLGDQVAAASPELAAVIVKTAANAKLTPASPKWADVEAQGVMQDLFVKIAGGGDVASLAAAADEKIDSILNG, encoded by the coding sequence ATGAAGAAGTCCCTCGGAGCCGTCGCCCTGCTGGGCGTCTCGGCGATTGCGCTCGCCGGCTGCGCCGGATCGGGCAGCGGCACCTCCTCGGACGGCAACGCCGAGATCCGGGTCTGGCTCGTCGGCACCGACACTCCCCAGGACGCGCGCGACTACCTCGTCAGCACGTTCGAGAAGGAGAACCCGGGCTCCACGCTGGTGATCGAGGAGCAGCAGTGGACGGGCCTCGTCGACAAGCTCACGACGAGCCTGTCCTCGAACGACAGCCCCGACATCGTCGAGATGGGCAACACCCAGGCGGCCGCGTTCACCTCGAGCGGGGCGCTGGTGAGCCTCGACGACATCAAGGACGACCTCGGCGGGAGCGACCTGCTCCCCGGCTTCGTCGAGGCGGGCACCTGGGACGGCACGCTCTACGCCGTGCCGTACTACTCGGGCTCGCGCGTCGTGTTCTACAACACCGACATGTACCAGAAGGCGGGCGTGTCGGTGCCGACGACGCTCGACCAGTACGTCTCCAACGGGGTGACGCTCGCCGGCGCTCTGCCCGGCGTCTCCGGCGTCTACTTCCCGGGCAAGGACTGGTACAACGCGCTCCCGTTCATCTGGGAGAACGGCGGGGAGCTGGCGGTCAAGAACGCCGACGGGACCTGGGAGTCGCAGCTCGCAAGCAGCGGCTCCGTGGCCGGACTGAAGCAGGTGCAGGAGCTCATGACGAAGGCGTCGCTCGCTCCCAAGGACGGCGACGAGAGCGACGGCTGGGTGCCCTTCCGCACGCAGGAGGCCGCGACCTACTCGGCGCCCAGCTGGGCGTACTGGTCGATCGTCGCCGACGAGCAGAAGCAGCCGACCGCGGTCGCCTCGACGACCGGCTACTTCCCGCTGCCGGGCAAGAACGGCGGCGCCGCACAGGTGTTCGCAGGAGGCTCGAACATCGGGATCGCGGCCAAGTCGGCGCATCCGGACCTCGCCAAGAGCGCGATGAAGATCATGCTGAGCGACGACTACCAGACGATCCTCGCGAAGGCGGGCCTCGTGCCGGCGAAGACCTCGCTCGGCGACCAGGTCGCAGCCGCCTCCCCGGAGCTGGCGGCCGTCATCGTGAAGACGGCGGCCAACGCCAAGCTGACCCCGGCGTCTCCCAAGTGGGCCGACGTCGAGGCGCAGGGCGTGATGCAGGACCTGTTCGTCAAGATCGCCGGCGGCGGGGACGTCGCCTCCCTCGCGGCAGCGGCCGACGAGAAGATCGACTCCATCCTCAACGGCTGA
- a CDS encoding ROK family transcriptional regulator, translated as MTTHDAQPSADAARAGGFAPRALRSDRKVLPGQAREHNRSLVLQTLYHGGAMSRADLSRETGLTRVTISDLVAGLIVDGFVVETGVREAGRPGKPAILVDVDRTGHRIIGIDLSGADAFLGAVLTLDGDIVARGEVPHPADPAEVLPAVIALARSLVADAHAPVLGVGIGTPGVVDDRGVVLTAPNMGWAGFDLEGVLGEALGLPVLVANDANAAVLAEYTFGGAGDDVLLVKVGRGVGSGLLAGGQPMRGSRFAAGEIGHVTVGTDGGPRCACGKVGCLEAWLSVTELSARLLAADTDDARTAVLRDAGERLGIALAPVVGALDLSEIVLSGPHELLGGVLAQATAEALRTRTLAPTGEGVSVRMTEQGQDIVLRGAAVMVLSARLGVS; from the coding sequence ATGACAACGCACGACGCGCAGCCCAGCGCCGACGCTGCACGGGCCGGCGGCTTCGCCCCCCGCGCCCTCCGGTCGGACCGCAAGGTCCTGCCGGGGCAGGCGCGCGAGCACAACCGCTCCCTGGTCCTCCAGACGCTGTACCACGGCGGCGCGATGAGCCGTGCCGACCTCTCCCGCGAGACCGGGCTCACCCGGGTCACGATCTCCGACCTGGTGGCCGGCCTCATCGTCGACGGCTTCGTCGTCGAGACCGGGGTGCGAGAGGCCGGTCGTCCCGGAAAGCCCGCCATCCTGGTCGACGTCGACCGCACCGGTCACCGCATCATCGGCATCGACCTGTCGGGCGCGGATGCGTTCCTCGGTGCCGTGCTCACGCTCGACGGCGACATCGTCGCCCGGGGCGAGGTGCCGCATCCCGCCGACCCGGCCGAGGTGCTGCCGGCCGTCATCGCCCTCGCCCGCTCCCTCGTGGCCGACGCGCACGCCCCCGTGCTCGGGGTCGGCATCGGCACGCCCGGTGTGGTCGACGACCGCGGCGTCGTGCTCACCGCGCCCAACATGGGCTGGGCCGGGTTCGACCTGGAGGGGGTGCTCGGCGAGGCGCTCGGGCTGCCCGTGCTGGTCGCGAACGACGCCAATGCCGCCGTTCTCGCCGAGTACACCTTCGGCGGCGCGGGCGACGACGTCCTGCTCGTGAAGGTGGGGCGAGGCGTCGGCTCCGGCCTGCTCGCCGGCGGCCAGCCGATGCGCGGCAGCCGGTTCGCCGCGGGCGAGATCGGGCACGTCACGGTCGGCACCGACGGCGGTCCCCGATGCGCCTGCGGCAAGGTCGGGTGCCTGGAGGCGTGGCTGTCGGTCACGGAGCTGTCGGCGCGGCTGCTGGCCGCCGACACGGACGACGCCCGCACCGCCGTGCTGCGGGACGCGGGGGAGCGGCTGGGCATCGCCCTCGCCCCCGTCGTGGGCGCCCTCGATCTGTCGGAGATCGTGCTCTCCGGCCCCCATGAGCTCCTCGGCGGTGTGCTTGCGCAGGCCACCGCCGAGGCCCTCCGCACGCGAACGCTCGCCCCCACGGGCGAGGGCGTGTCCGTGCGGATGACGGAGCAGGGCCAGGACATCGTCCTGCGCGGTGCGGCCGTCATGGTCCTGTCCGCGAGGCTCGGCGTCTCGTGA
- a CDS encoding L,D-transpeptidase, producing the protein MTDLATGSTPSSTATDAPTALLDAPDAGSDQTAPPSYAWAPQEPRRRSRHLGLWLGIPGGLVVIGAVAASLILIAPGTAIAGVGVGGLTVGGATTALTSRLAATTIQIETPRGEVAVTGAALGASIDAEALAQTAYSQHPLWNVSQWNSEPIEAQVTLDPQRAETALQNALGDAFVQPRDATVTFDPASASYVVGDAVPGTGADLNAVRATLEQAFSRGSAPAVSGAGVEVPASITTAKAQEAATLLNHMLDTAGFYVGTERTVPVDRATLASWLTVRNSDGAVTVSADAAAIAPAVAALPGTVNRAPVDGTVVTNSSGDVLSDITTGVSGRTLGDTSGVAAAFAAQLAGGDAQFVLPVTETAPAVTKLQRSVEVNLSEQRLYLHENGKVVDTWLISSGKPGFETHTGNFRIGWKTPEQTMRGYNGDGTMYETPNVKWAAYFNGDEAFHGVYWHNNFGQQMSHGCVGMPEWRAEQVYDWAPEGVDVSIHY; encoded by the coding sequence ATGACCGACCTCGCAACCGGATCGACGCCGTCGTCGACAGCCACCGACGCTCCGACAGCGCTTCTCGACGCGCCCGATGCGGGCTCCGACCAGACCGCTCCCCCGTCGTACGCCTGGGCGCCGCAGGAGCCCAGGCGCCGCTCCCGCCACCTCGGTCTCTGGCTCGGCATCCCCGGCGGTCTCGTCGTCATCGGCGCCGTCGCGGCCTCGCTGATCCTCATCGCCCCCGGCACCGCGATCGCCGGCGTCGGGGTCGGCGGCCTCACGGTGGGCGGCGCCACGACCGCGCTCACCTCACGGCTGGCCGCGACCACGATCCAGATCGAGACGCCCCGGGGCGAGGTCGCCGTCACCGGCGCCGCCCTCGGCGCCTCGATCGACGCGGAGGCGCTGGCCCAGACGGCGTACTCGCAGCATCCGTTGTGGAACGTGTCCCAGTGGAACTCGGAGCCCATCGAGGCGCAGGTCACGCTCGACCCGCAGCGTGCGGAGACCGCGCTCCAGAACGCGCTCGGCGACGCCTTCGTGCAGCCGCGCGACGCGACGGTGACCTTCGACCCGGCGAGCGCGAGCTACGTCGTGGGCGACGCCGTCCCCGGCACGGGCGCCGATCTGAACGCGGTGCGCGCGACGCTCGAGCAGGCGTTCAGCCGCGGCTCGGCCCCGGCCGTCAGCGGCGCCGGCGTCGAGGTCCCGGCGTCGATCACGACCGCGAAGGCCCAGGAGGCCGCGACCCTGCTCAACCACATGCTCGACACGGCGGGCTTCTACGTCGGCACCGAGCGCACGGTTCCCGTCGACCGGGCGACCCTCGCCTCCTGGCTGACGGTCCGCAACTCCGACGGAGCGGTGACCGTCTCCGCCGACGCCGCGGCGATCGCTCCGGCCGTCGCCGCACTGCCGGGCACGGTGAACCGCGCGCCCGTCGACGGCACCGTCGTGACGAACTCGTCCGGTGACGTGCTGTCCGACATCACGACCGGGGTGTCGGGCCGCACGCTCGGCGACACCTCCGGGGTGGCCGCCGCCTTCGCCGCGCAGCTCGCCGGCGGAGACGCGCAGTTCGTGCTGCCGGTGACCGAGACGGCGCCCGCCGTCACGAAGCTGCAGCGATCGGTCGAGGTCAACCTGTCCGAGCAGCGGCTGTATCTCCACGAGAACGGCAAGGTCGTCGACACCTGGCTGATCTCCAGCGGCAAGCCCGGGTTCGAGACGCACACCGGCAACTTCCGGATCGGCTGGAAGACGCCGGAGCAGACGATGCGCGGCTACAACGGCGACGGCACCATGTACGAGACTCCGAACGTGAAGTGGGCGGCGTACTTCAACGGCGACGAGGCGTTCCACGGCGTGTACTGGCACAACAACTTCGGCCAGCAGATGAGCCACGGCTGCGTCGGGATGCCGGAGTGGCGTGCCGAGCAGGTGTACGACTGGGCGCCCGAGGGCGTGGACGTCTCGATCCACTACTGA